The sequence TATAATAGTGTACCGAGTTATTAGATGGAAAAGAAATACCATTTGTTAGTATACCTTTTTCTCTACTGGCCGTCAATTATTTTCCATAATCTACCGAGACCAAATAGAGGCCGCTGGCCGGGGCAGTCATCCGCGCCTGTGTCCGGTCCCGCGCCGCCAGGACCCGCTTGACGTCGGACACCGGCCGTTGCTTGCTGCCGACCTCGAGCAGGAAGGCGACCATGATCCGAATCTGGTTGTAGAGAAAACCGTTGCCGGTAAAGTCAAAGACCACCTCATTGTCGTGTTCGTCACGGTCGATGGTGATTGAATAGACCGTCCGGACGTTGCTCTTGGCCTGGCTGCCCGAGGCAACGAAACTCGTAAAGTCGTGCTCCCCAATGAAGTCCTGGGCCGCCTGACGCATCAACTCGATGTCCAGCGGATACTTGAAGTGGGCGGTGTAGTTGCGCTTGAAGGGGTTAACGAACTCCCCCTGGTCAACCCGGTAACGGTAGGTCTTGCGGTGGGCGCTGTAACGAGCGTGGAAGGAGTCGTCGACCAGCTCGGCCTTTTTGACCAGAATGTCGAGCGGCAAAAGGCTGTTTAAGGCCTTGCGCATCGACTCGTTGCTCAGCTTGTACGGGATGTCGAAGTGGGCAACCTGGTTGAGGGCGTGGACGCCGGCATCGGTCCGCCCCGAGCCAATCACGGGGATTGCCGGGTCCGGGTGTTTAGCAATTTTATTGACGGCGGTCTTTAATGTCTGCTCCACCGTTCGTTTGTGGGGCTGGATCTGAAAGCCAAAAAAGTTCGTGCCGTCGTAGGCAAAGGTGATTTTATAACGATACAAGCGCAAAAACGCCTCCTCTGATTAGAAATAGGACCACAGTCAGGACTACCATGATCACCATGGTGATGTTGTCGGCACCGTGCCAGTGCAACTGCCGGTAGTGGGTGCGCGGTGAATCGGGATCGTATCCCCGGGCCTCCATGGCCGTCGCCAGGTCCTCGGCCCGCTTAAACGAATTGACGAAGAGCGGGATCAGGACCGGCACCAGGTGTTTGACCCGCTGGAAGAGGTTCCCCTGGTGGAAGTTCATCCCCCGCGACCGCTGGGCGTTGGTGATTTTGCCCGCCTCGTCCATGATCGTCGGGATGAAGCGCAGGGCGATCGACAGCATCAGGGTCAGCTGGTTGACCGGCACGTGGATCGCCTTCAAAGGCTGCATGTACCAGTCCAGCCCGTCGGCAATCCGCAGGGTCGGGGTCGTCGCCGTCAGGACCGTCGAGGCCGTGATGATTACCATGAAGCGGTAGAAGATGATCAGCGAGTTAATCAGGCCGTCATGGGTGATCGACATGATCCACCAGTGCCAGTAGACTCTGCCGCCACTGCTGAAGAGGATCTGGAAGACGACCGTGATGACGATCACCCAGGCCAGGGGCCGTATCCCCTGCCAATACTGCCGGAAGCTGACCCGGCTGAGCACCATGGCAAAGCCGAGACCGAGCAGGAGCCACAGACAGGTCCATAAGCTATTGGCAAAGAAAACCAGGATGACGTACCAGATGCACATCAAGAGCTTCATCCGTGGATCCAAGCGGTGCAAGACGGAATCAACCGGGACATAGGAACCAAAAACAACTTTATTCATTCTTCTGCCCCCCTAAGCGCGCCGCCAGTCGATCGGCGAGGTCGCCCATCTTCATCGTCGGCGGCAATTCAACGCCCGCCTGGCGCAACTGGCGATTGATCTCAACCGCTGCTGGTAGGTTCAAGTGGTTGGCAACCAGGAAATCGGGATCGGCAAAGACTTCCTGTGGTGAGGCCGCCTTGACCAGCTGTCCCTGATTCATTACCACCACCTGGTCTGCGTACTGGGCCACCTGATCCATCTGGTGGGTAATGAGTAGGATCGTCGTCCCCTGGGCGTGCAACCGAGCCACGTTTGCCAGGAGCTGATTGGTCGAGGACGCATCCAGGCCGGCCGTCGGTTCATCCAGGATCAGGATCGCGGGCCGCATCGCCAGCACCCCGGCGATTGCCACCCGCCGCATCTGGCCACCGGATAGGGCAAAGGGCGAACGCTGGGCCAGCGACTGGGGCAGCCCCACCAGGTCGAGGGCGTCGTGAACCGCCTGTTGAATCTTATCGTCAGACCAGCCGAGGTTGGTGGGCCCGAAGGCAATGTCCTCGGCAACGGTTTCGGCAAAGAGCTGCTGCTCGGGAAACTGGAAGACATAGCCGACGTGCCGACGCAATGCGGCCATCTCCTTTGCGGACGAATTGGCACCCACGACGACCGACCCCACCTGGATCGTGCCACTGGTCGGCCGGGTCAGACCGTCAATCAGGGAAACTAGGGTGGACTTGCCGCTGCCGGTGTGACCCACGATGCCTACAAAGCTCCCGGCCTCGATCGTCAGGTTAAGGTCCTTTAAGGCCGGATGAGCGGCAATGGCAGAATAGGTAAAGCCGACGTTTTTAATTATAATTGCTGGCTGAGCCATTTGACCATCTCCTCCACCGTAAAGTACCGGTCGGGCACCGCGACTCCCCGGTCGGCCAGTTCCTGACGCAGCTGCTGACCGGCCGGAATACCAACGCCGATCTTTTCCAACAGATCGACATCCCGCAGCACCTCCGCCGTGGTTCCCTGGCGAGCAATCTTGCCTTGATCCAGGACCACCAGTTGATCGGCCATGGCCATTTCAGCGGGGTCGTGGGTGATCGAAATAATCGTAAACTGCTGCTGATCGCGGAGCCGTTCCAGCAACGACAAAACCAGCTGCCGACCGGCCGGATCCAGCATGCTGGTGGCCTCGTCTAAAATGATCACCTGGGGGCGCAGGGCTAGGATGCCGGCCAGGGCCACCCGCTGTTTCTGGCCCCCAGAGAGCATCGTCGGTTCACTCTCGGACAGGCCGGCCATGTCGACCGCTTCCAGGGCCCTTTGGATCCGGGAAGGCATTTCCTCCCGCGGAACCTGCCGATTCTCCAGTCCAAAGGCCACGTCATCGGCGACGGTCGCCCCGACGAATTGGTTATCCGGATTCTGAAAGACGATCCCGACCCGTTGGTGGACCTTGGTCAGGTTGTCCTCGGTCACCGCTAGATCGCCGACTTTGATCTGGCCCCGCTGGGGAACAAGCAATCCGTCAATCAAGCGCGCCATGGTACTCTTACCGCTCCCGTTGCGCCCAATCAGCGCCGTCCATTGACCAGCCGGAAAGGCCAGGCTAATCCCGTCTAAGACCGGCTGTTGAGCATCCGGGTATTGATATTGAATGTCAGTTAACGTCACCGCGTTCACGAGTGTTACGGCCCCCTTGTGCTTAATATTTATATTTTAGCAAAGAATCGATCAGTGAACAGCAAAAATGGCTTTAAACTAAAAAATCACTTACCACCGGGGCGCGCGGGGTTTCCGCATTCGAGCTAGACTAGGGATTGCTCCCACCATCGTAACGCTCTATACCATCGATGATAGTGATTCTTTATTACGTATTTAGTTTTCGCCCGACTAAAAAATTAGTCAACGAATTCCAAAATAACCATTGGTGCACCGTCACCACGACGAGGCATCGTCTTCAAAATCCGCGTGTAACCACCGTTGCGGTCAGCAAACTTTGGTGCCAGGTCTTCAAACAGGTGTTGAAGAGCGGATTGAATCCGAATGTTGTCGCCATCTTCCTTAACGTCAGCAACGACGTTCCGCAGGAAGGCAGCTGCCTTACGACGGGAAGCAAGGTCGCCATGCTTGGCAAGCGTAATCATCTTGTCGGCAGTCTTGCGAACTTCCTTTGCCCGGGATTCAGTAGTGGTAATTTGACCATTAACAATTAAATCAGTAGTTAAATCACGTAATAAAGCTTTACGTTGTGAACTAGTACGTCCTAATTTACGGTAACTCATGAAGTGGTTCCCTCCTTTGCAATTGGTGTTTGTTAGTCATCTTGGCGGAATGACAGGCCAAGATCGCTTAATTTAAGCTTAATTTCTTCTAATGACTTCTGACCAAGGTTCCGAACCTTCATCATGTCCGAAACAGTCCGATCAGTCAGTTCCTTGACGGTGTTGATGCCGGCACGCTTCAGACAGTTGTAAGAACGAACGGAGAGGTCCAGTTCTTCAATCGTCATTTCCAGCATCTTTTCCTTGTGGGTTTCTTCCTTTTCAACCATCACTTGGGCATTTTGTGCTTCCTCAGTCAGGTCGACAAACATGGCCAGGTGTTCGGTCAGGATCTTGGCACCCAGACTTACCGCCTCGGTAGGTGTTAATGAACCGTCAGTCCAAACATCCAAAGTTAACTTGTCGTAATCGTTACGTTGACCAACCCGTGCATTTTCGACAGTGTAGTTTACACGTTCAATTGGGGTATAGATGGAGTCAATTGGCAAAACACCAATGGCCAGATCATCCATCCGGGCCTTATTATCGGTAGCAGAAAGGTACCCGCGACCTTTGTCAGCTGTCAGCTTGATGTGTAATTCCGCACCATCGGCAACAGTTGCAATGTGCAGGTCAGGATTCAGGATCGTTACATCACCATCACCCTGGATATCACCGGCGGTCGCTTCTGCAGGTCCCTTCACGTCCAGCTCCAGGTCCTTAGCGTCCTCGGAGTTGATCTTCAGGGAAACCTTCTTAAGATTTAAGATAATTTGGGTTACATCTTCAGTGACCCCTTCAACGGTACTGAATTCATGTAAAACCCCGTCGATTTGCATGCTGGTAATTGCTGCACCCGGAAGTGAAGCCAGCAGTACGCGTCGTAATGAATTACCAAGAGTGGTTCCATAACCGCGTTCAAGTGGTTCTACAACAAACTTGCCGTAGTTATCAGTCTCTTCAACTTTGTGAATGTTTGGCTTTTCAAATTCGATCATTCTATCCCCGTACCCCTTTCAAAACGTGGTTCGCATTTGAGACGAAAAGGCAACTGATGGAAAATACATCCACCAATGTCAATTAAACACGACGACGCTTTGGAGGACGAGAACCATTATGTGGAACTGGAGTTACGTCACGGATGGCAGTAACTTCCAAACCAGTTGCTTGAAGAGCACGGATAGCAGATTCACGACCGGAACCTGGACCCTTAACTTCAACTTCAACGGTCTTCATACCGTGTTCCATAGCCTGCTTAGCAGCAGCTTCAGATGCCATTTGGGCAGCAAATGGGGTGGACTTACGTGAACCCTTGAAGCCTAAAACACCGGCTGATGACCAAGCAACAGCGTTACCTTGAACATCAGTAATCATGATCAAAGTGTTGTTGAACGTTGAGTGAATGTGAGCAACACCGGTTTCAACGTTCTTTTTTGCACGACGCTTACGCGTACCCTTTTTAGCCATAAACTAACTAACCTCCTTCGCTATATATTATTTTGGTGAGTTGCTGATCTTCTTACCAGCGATTGCAACGGCCTTACCCTTCCGAGTCCGGGCGTTGTTCTTAGTGTGTTGACCACGAACTGGGAGACCACGACGGTGACGCATACCACGGTATGAACCAATTTCTTGGAGCCGCTTGATGTTCATGGAAACTTCCCGACGTAAGTCACCTTCAACTTCG comes from Limosilactobacillus sp. and encodes:
- a CDS encoding energy-coupling factor transporter ATPase, whose amino-acid sequence is MAQPAIIIKNVGFTYSAIAAHPALKDLNLTIEAGSFVGIVGHTGSGKSTLVSLIDGLTRPTSGTIQVGSVVVGANSSAKEMAALRRHVGYVFQFPEQQLFAETVAEDIAFGPTNLGWSDDKIQQAVHDALDLVGLPQSLAQRSPFALSGGQMRRVAIAGVLAMRPAILILDEPTAGLDASSTNQLLANVARLHAQGTTILLITHQMDQVAQYADQVVVMNQGQLVKAASPQEVFADPDFLVANHLNLPAAVEINRQLRQAGVELPPTMKMGDLADRLAARLGGQKNE
- the rpsM gene encoding 30S ribosomal protein S13, which encodes MARIAGVDLPRDKRIVIGLTYIYGIGDSRAKKILENAGVSEDIRVRDLTPDQEEKIRAQVDQIEVEGDLRREVSMNIKRLQEIGSYRGMRHRRGLPVRGQHTKNNARTRKGKAVAIAGKKISNSPK
- the rpsK gene encoding 30S ribosomal protein S11 codes for the protein MAKKGTRKRRAKKNVETGVAHIHSTFNNTLIMITDVQGNAVAWSSAGVLGFKGSRKSTPFAAQMASEAAAKQAMEHGMKTVEVEVKGPGSGRESAIRALQATGLEVTAIRDVTPVPHNGSRPPKRRRV
- the truA gene encoding tRNA pseudouridine(38-40) synthase TruA; the encoded protein is MYRYKITFAYDGTNFFGFQIQPHKRTVEQTLKTAVNKIAKHPDPAIPVIGSGRTDAGVHALNQVAHFDIPYKLSNESMRKALNSLLPLDILVKKAELVDDSFHARYSAHRKTYRYRVDQGEFVNPFKRNYTAHFKYPLDIELMRQAAQDFIGEHDFTSFVASGSQAKSNVRTVYSITIDRDEHDNEVVFDFTGNGFLYNQIRIMVAFLLEVGSKQRPVSDVKRVLAARDRTQARMTAPASGLYLVSVDYGK
- a CDS encoding energy-coupling factor transporter ATPase, whose translation is MNAVTLTDIQYQYPDAQQPVLDGISLAFPAGQWTALIGRNGSGKSTMARLIDGLLVPQRGQIKVGDLAVTEDNLTKVHQRVGIVFQNPDNQFVGATVADDVAFGLENRQVPREEMPSRIQRALEAVDMAGLSESEPTMLSGGQKQRVALAGILALRPQVIILDEATSMLDPAGRQLVLSLLERLRDQQQFTIISITHDPAEMAMADQLVVLDQGKIARQGTTAEVLRDVDLLEKIGVGIPAGQQLRQELADRGVAVPDRYFTVEEMVKWLSQQL
- a CDS encoding energy-coupling factor transporter transmembrane component T family protein, which translates into the protein MNKVVFGSYVPVDSVLHRLDPRMKLLMCIWYVILVFFANSLWTCLWLLLGLGFAMVLSRVSFRQYWQGIRPLAWVIVITVVFQILFSSGGRVYWHWWIMSITHDGLINSLIIFYRFMVIITASTVLTATTPTLRIADGLDWYMQPLKAIHVPVNQLTLMLSIALRFIPTIMDEAGKITNAQRSRGMNFHQGNLFQRVKHLVPVLIPLFVNSFKRAEDLATAMEARGYDPDSPRTHYRQLHWHGADNITMVIMVVLTVVLFLIRGGVFALVSL
- a CDS encoding DNA-directed RNA polymerase subunit alpha, producing the protein MIEFEKPNIHKVEETDNYGKFVVEPLERGYGTTLGNSLRRVLLASLPGAAITSMQIDGVLHEFSTVEGVTEDVTQIILNLKKVSLKINSEDAKDLELDVKGPAEATAGDIQGDGDVTILNPDLHIATVADGAELHIKLTADKGRGYLSATDNKARMDDLAIGVLPIDSIYTPIERVNYTVENARVGQRNDYDKLTLDVWTDGSLTPTEAVSLGAKILTEHLAMFVDLTEEAQNAQVMVEKEETHKEKMLEMTIEELDLSVRSYNCLKRAGINTVKELTDRTVSDMMKVRNLGQKSLEEIKLKLSDLGLSFRQDD
- the rplQ gene encoding 50S ribosomal protein L17; translated protein: MSYRKLGRTSSQRKALLRDLTTDLIVNGQITTTESRAKEVRKTADKMITLAKHGDLASRRKAAAFLRNVVADVKEDGDNIRIQSALQHLFEDLAPKFADRNGGYTRILKTMPRRGDGAPMVILEFVD